A section of the Saccharomyces paradoxus strain CBS432 chromosome XII sequence genome encodes:
- the GSY2 gene encoding glycogen (starch) synthase GSY2 (Glycogen synthase~similar to YLR258W), with protein sequence MSRDLQNHLLFETATEVANRVGGIYSVLKSKAPITVAQYKDHYHLIGPLNKATYQNEVDILDWKKPEAFSDEMKPVQHALQTMESRGVHFIYGRWLIEGAPKVILFDLDSVRGYSNEWKGDLWSLVGIPSPENDFETNDAILLGYTVAWFLGELAHLDSQHAIVAHFHEWLAGVALPLCRKRRIDVVTIFTTHATLLGRYLCASGSFDFYNCLESVDVDHEAGRFGIYHRYCIERAAAHSADVFTTVSQITAFEAEHLLKRKPDGILPNGLNVIKFQAFHEFQNLHALKKEKINDFVRGHFHGCFDFDLDNTLYFFIAGRYEYKNKGADMFIEALARLNYRLKVSGSKKTVVAFIVMPAKNNSFTVEALKGQAEVKALENTVHEVTTSIGKRIFDHAIRFPHNGLTTELPTDLSELLKSSDKVMLKRRILALRRPEGQLPPIVTHNMVDDANDLILNKIRQVQLFNSPSDRVKMIFHPEFLNANNPILGLDYDEFVRGCHLGVFPSYYEPWGYTPAECTVMGVPSITTNVSGFGAYMEDLIETNQAKDYGIYIVDRRFKAPDESVEQLVDYMEEFVKKTRRQRINQRNRTERLSDLLDWKRMGLEYVKARQLALRRGYPDQFKELVGEELNDSNMDTLAGGKKLKVARPLSVPGSPRDLRSNSTVYMTPGDLGTLQEVNNADDYFSLGVNPAADDDDDGPYADDS encoded by the coding sequence atgtcCCGTGACCTACAAAATCATTTGTTATTCGAGACTGCGACTGAGGTTGCTAATAGGGTTGGTGGTATCTACTCGGTGCTAAAATCCAAGGCTCCCATTACAGTTGCCCAGTATAAAGACCATTACCACTTAATAGGGCCCTTAAATAAGGCCACTTATCAAAATGAAGTTGATATATTAGATTGGAAGAAGCCCGAGGCCTTTTCCGACGAAATGAAGCCTGTGCAGCATGCTTTGCAAACAATGGAATCTAGGGGAgttcattttatttatggGAGGTGGCTGATTGAAGGCGCTCCAAAGGTGATACTTTTTGACTTGGATTCTGTGAGAGGCTATTCGAACGAATGGAAGGGAGATTTATGGTCACTAGTAGGAATTCCTTCTCCCGAGAATGATTTTGAGACGAATGATGCTATACTATTGGGTTATACAGTGGCTTGGTTTCTAGGTGAATTGGCGCATTTGGATTCTCAGCATGCAATTGTTGCGCACTTTCACGAATGGTTAGCCGGTGTTGCATTGCCTTTATGCCGTAAAAGGCGTATCGATGTAGTTACCATTTTCACGACACATGCTACCTTATTGGGACGGTATTTATGCGCTTCCGGCAGTTTCGACTTTTACAATTGTCTAGAATCTGTTGATGTCGATCACGAAGCTGGCAGATTCGGCATATACCATCGCTATTGTATAGAGAGGGCGGCGGCTCATTCTGCAGACGTTTTCACTACAGTGTCACAAATAACTGCTTTTGAAGCAGAgcatcttttgaaaaggaaacccGATGGAATTTTGCCTAATGGACTGAATGTCATCAAATTTCAAGCATTTCATGAGTTCCAAAATTTGCATGccttgaaaaaggaaaaaatcaatgacTTTGTGAGAGGCCATTTTCATGGTTGCTTTGATTTCGATCTAGACAATACGTTGTACTTTTTCATTGCTGGTAGATATGAGTATAAAAATAAGGGTGCTGACATGTTTATCGAGGCTCTAGCGCGTTTAAATTATAGATTAAAAGTATCTGGATCCAAGAAAACCGTAGTAGCGTTTATTGTCATGCCCGCCAAAAATAATTCTTTCACCGTTGAGGCATTGAAAGGCCAGGCAGAGGTGAAAGCATTAGAAAATACTGTACATGAAGTGACTACATCAATCGGTAAAAGAATATTCGATCATGCCATCAGATTTCCTCACAATGGGCTGACGACCGAATTACCAACCGATTTGAGTGAGTTGCTGAAGAGTTCCGATAAAGTTATGTTGAAGAGGCGTATTCTGGCTTTGAGAAGGCCAGAGGGACAATTACCTCCAATAGTGACACACAATATGGTTGATGACGCTAATGACCTgattttaaataaaatcaGACAAGTTCAATTGTTTAATAGCCCAAGCGACCGTGTCAAAATGATCTTTCATcctgaatttttgaacgCAAATAATCCGATCCTTGGTTTGGATTATGATGAGTTCGTTCGTGGTTGTCATTTGGGTGTTTTCCCTTCATATTATGAGCCTTGGGGGTACACACCTGCAGAATGTACAGTAATGGGTGTTCCTTCTATCACAACAAACGTCTCTGGCTTCGGTGCCTATATGGAAGACTTGATCGAAACCAACCAAGCTAAAGATTACGGTATTTATATTGTGGACCGTCGTTTCAAGGCACCTGACGAATCTGTGGAGCAACTGGTTGACTACATGGAAGAATTTGTAAAAAAGACGAGAAGGCAAAGAAttaatcaaagaaatagaaCTGAAAGACTCTCCGACTTACTGGattggaaaagaatggGCCTCGAGTACGTCAAGGCAAGACAATTGGCATTAAGAAGAGGCTATCCTGATCAATTCAAAGAGCTAGTTGGTGAAGAACTAAATGATTCTAACATGGATACTTTAGCGGGCGGtaagaaattaaaagttGCAAGACCACTAAGTGTACCAGGCTCACCAAGAGATTTGAGGTCAAACAGTACAGTCTATATGACCCCTGGTGATTTGGGTACTCTGCAGGAAGTTAATAACGCGGATGATTATTTCTCACTAGGTGTGAATCCTGCAGCcgatgacgacgatgacGGCCCATATGCCGATGATAGTTGA